CGGATAAAAGATGGGTTGTTCCGGTAAACGCGGAGGAAATGCTTTCCATCCAGATTCTTCAATCAGTTTCAGTTCTCTAGGGCCAACAGGCCGGTATAAAGTCTTCGTATTCATAAGGATCAATTTTCAATTAAACAGCCCCAAAGGGGCGCGACAGCACAGCCCAGCAACTGTGTGGTTACGCAAAGGTAATTTTGTCGTTTTTTAGGGCGGCGTTAAGCAGGACCAATAGCTTTCTGGCCACCGCAGTGAGAGCCACTTTGCCGGGTTTGCCGGCGGCGCGCAGACGCTTGTAAAAAGCTTTCAGGATAGGGTTTTTGCGAGCGGCGGTCAGGCTGGCCAGGTAGAGGGTGCGACGCACCGGTGCACGTCCTCCGCTGATGCGGCGCGGGCCTCGCCACTGGCCGCTGTCGCGGTTGAAAGGTGCCAGCCCAGCCAGGGCCGCCGCCTGGCCGCGGTGCAAGGTTCCCAGTTCAGGCATGTAGGCGCACAAGGACAGGGCACTGCGCCAGTCAATG
This region of Prosthecobacter fusiformis genomic DNA includes:
- a CDS encoding transposase, whose translation is IDWRSALSLCAYMPELGTLHRGQAAALAGLAPFNRDSGQWRGPRRISGGRAPVRRTLYLASLTAARKNPILKAFYKRLRAAGKPGKVALTAVARKLLVLLNAALKNDKITFA